The Kineothrix sp. IPX-CK genomic interval CCGGAGGAGGGAAAGTTTAATTTCGGATGGCTGAAGGAGATTATTGACAGACTATATGCAAATGAAATATCTGTCATACTCGCTACTCCTACGGGTGCGATGCCTCACTGGATGACAGAGAAGTATCCGGAGGTTATGCAGGTGGGGGCGGACGGCAGAAGGAATCTTCCGGGAAAAAGGCATAATTTCTGTTATACCTCGGCGAAGATGCGGGAAAAGACAAGAAGGATCGATGAGAAGCTGGCGAAGGATTTCGGGAATCACCCTGCGGTCCTGCTTTGGCATATTTCCAATGAGCTGGGCGGCAATTTCGGAGACGGAAGCTGTCATTGTGACGAGTGTAACGCTGCCTTTCGTAAATGGCTGAAGGATAAGTATGGTTCCTTGGAAGAAGTGAATAAGGCGTGGTGGAGTACCTTCTGGAGCCACATTTATACGGACTGGGAGCAGATACACAGTCCGGTGCCAAACGGAGAAAATTTGCTGCACGGGCTGAATCTGGACTGGCGGCGTTTTGTGACCTGCCAGATGACAGACTTTTGCAGATGGGAAATCGATTCCATCAGGGAGTATTCCAAGCTGCCGGTTACTACGAATTTTATGTTTTTCTTCAAATCACTGGATTATTACGAACTGCATAAGTGTATGGATGTGGTGTCTTGGGATTCTTATCCGTTTTGGCATAAGAACAAGGACGAGGTACCGGTGGCGGTAAAGACCGCCGCTGTTCACAGCATGATGCGAAGCATGAAAAAGAAGCCTTTCTTACTTATGGAAAGTACGCCCTCCTGCATTAACTGGCGGGCTTTCAATCCGGTCAAGAGGCCGCGGATGCATATGCTTTCCAGTATGCAGGCAGTGGCTCACGGTTCCGATTCGGTACAGTATTTCCAGTGGAGAAAAGGAAGAGGCTCTTTTGAAAAATTCCATGGTGCCGTCCTGGACCATAGAAATAAGGATAACACGAGAACCTTCCGGGACGTAACGGAGGTGGGAAGACGGCTGGAAGAGGTAAGCGAAAAGGTTCTGGCGACCTGCAACAGACCGAAGGCGGCAATCGTCTTCGATTGGGAGAACTGGTGGGCAGTAGAAGATGCCACCGGTCCGAGGCTGAATATCGATTATGCAAAGACCTTTCTGACGCATTTCCGTGCCTTTTGGGAAGCCGGCATAGATGTGGATGTAATTAATATGGATTATGATCTGGCGGATTATGAGCTGATTGCGGCACCGCTTAACTATTTATATAAGGAAGGGTATGCCGGGCGGGTGGAGGAATTCGTAAGAAACGGCGGAAGCTATGTGACCACCTATTGGAGCGGTATCGTGAATGAGACGGATCTTTGTTTCACGGGAGAGCATCCGTTAAGAGAGGTGCTGGGAATCCGTCAGGAAGAAATCGACGCGCCGGGAGAGGAATTCGTGAATTGCATTGTTTATCACAATCACAATTACTCTACGGGAGGTCTGTGTGAGATAGTTTGCGCAGAAGGCGCTCACGTGCTCTCTGTCTATGAAAAAGAATATTATAAGGGCTGTCCTGCGGTAACCAGGAATGACTTCGGACAAGGTACGGCCTACTATTTGGCCGCGGAGATTTCACAGGACTTTTTGAATCTTTTTTATAGGGAACGCGGGGAGGAAAAGGGAATTGGCAATCCGTTATCGGAGAGCCTTCCTTATGGAGTGACGGTATCTGTCAGAAAGGGAGAACGGGATTTGGTGTTCCTTCAGAATTATAACGATGACAAGGTATTGGCGGCAATCACCGGTCGGTGGAAGGATGCGGATACGGGAGAAGATGTGGAAGAGAAGATAGAGCTTGCAGCCTTTGAATGCCGGATCCTGATGAAGGCTTAGTATAACATACACGAAGCATTAAGGTATCTAGTGCAGGTTACACTAGTCTATTGTATCGATGACAACAGGATAACGACGAAAGGGATTGAGCTGTAATGAGAGAATTTATACATGGCGTGGATATTTCTTCGATGGATGAAGTAGTTCGTCTTGGAGGGAGATTTTATAATAAGGGCACGGAGCAGACGTTGGTCAATGTCCTTGAATCTTATGGGGTAAATTATATACGTCTTAGGCTTTGGGTCGATCCTTATTCAGAGGACGGAATTTCTTACGGAGGCGGAGGAAACGACTTCCCTGCGACGATAAGAATGATAAAAGAGATCAAGGCATCAGGGCTTAAATATTTGCTGGATTTCCACTACAGCGATTTCTGGGCGGATCCGGGAAAGCAGATAAAACCCAAGGCATGGAAAGATTATGACGAGGAGCAGCTGGAAAAAGCGGTATACGAGCATACGCAGAGCACATTGAAGCGGCTGAAGGAAGACGGACTTTTTCCTGATATGGTTCAGATCGGAAATG includes:
- a CDS encoding beta-galactosidase, which gives rise to MELKNMLHGGDYNPEQWLDCPEILKEDIELMKKAHVNCVTLGVFSWAVLEPEEGKFNFGWLKEIIDRLYANEISVILATPTGAMPHWMTEKYPEVMQVGADGRRNLPGKRHNFCYTSAKMREKTRRIDEKLAKDFGNHPAVLLWHISNELGGNFGDGSCHCDECNAAFRKWLKDKYGSLEEVNKAWWSTFWSHIYTDWEQIHSPVPNGENLLHGLNLDWRRFVTCQMTDFCRWEIDSIREYSKLPVTTNFMFFFKSLDYYELHKCMDVVSWDSYPFWHKNKDEVPVAVKTAAVHSMMRSMKKKPFLLMESTPSCINWRAFNPVKRPRMHMLSSMQAVAHGSDSVQYFQWRKGRGSFEKFHGAVLDHRNKDNTRTFRDVTEVGRRLEEVSEKVLATCNRPKAAIVFDWENWWAVEDATGPRLNIDYAKTFLTHFRAFWEAGIDVDVINMDYDLADYELIAAPLNYLYKEGYAGRVEEFVRNGGSYVTTYWSGIVNETDLCFTGEHPLREVLGIRQEEIDAPGEEFVNCIVYHNHNYSTGGLCEIVCAEGAHVLSVYEKEYYKGCPAVTRNDFGQGTAYYLAAEISQDFLNLFYRERGEEKGIGNPLSESLPYGVTVSVRKGERDLVFLQNYNDDKVLAAITGRWKDADTGEDVEEKIELAAFECRILMKA